Proteins from a single region of Sandaracinaceae bacterium:
- a CDS encoding GGDEF domain-containing protein encodes MTDGDLTVGREATRVSARPRTVSGAQRLREKRLLTGLVSYGLALAVVVGAWLLGFYGVRVVVCVVAMIVPINLGLFALLRTGQNLRFRDPNITLLQLCLASVPMLYAAYHAGPARGAFLVLTLSVTMYGLFSFRTRDFIYFTIFILLGYSTVIGVMVWREPEGLQPRVDSLQWFAVLVAMAQFSSLAGYVNQLRGRLRARHLELAERNEELERALERIREMAMRDELTGAYNRRYLAEAIALEKKRCEREGGDFSFAILDIDFFKQVNDTHGHLIGDEVLKGVAEVLRRELRETDLFGRWGGEEFAVLLVGADIDDARAIVERILRALAAHRFPAGEGALHVTASAGITAYRSPEHPDRTFARADQALYRAKEGGRDRLEVGT; translated from the coding sequence GTGACCGACGGCGACCTCACGGTCGGGCGGGAGGCGACCCGGGTCAGCGCCCGCCCGCGGACGGTGTCGGGGGCCCAACGCCTGCGCGAGAAGCGCCTCCTGACGGGCCTCGTGTCTTACGGTCTCGCGCTGGCCGTGGTCGTGGGCGCGTGGCTGTTGGGCTTCTACGGCGTGCGCGTGGTCGTCTGCGTCGTCGCCATGATCGTGCCCATCAACCTGGGCCTGTTCGCGCTGCTGCGCACGGGGCAGAACCTGCGCTTCCGCGACCCGAACATCACGCTGCTGCAGCTGTGCCTGGCCAGCGTGCCGATGCTCTACGCCGCCTACCACGCGGGGCCTGCGCGCGGCGCGTTCCTGGTGCTGACGCTCTCCGTGACCATGTACGGCTTGTTCAGCTTCCGAACGCGCGACTTCATCTACTTCACCATCTTCATCCTGCTGGGCTACTCGACGGTGATCGGCGTGATGGTGTGGCGCGAGCCTGAGGGGCTGCAGCCGCGGGTGGACTCGCTGCAGTGGTTCGCGGTGCTCGTGGCCATGGCGCAGTTCAGCTCGCTGGCGGGCTACGTCAACCAGCTGCGCGGGCGGCTGCGTGCCCGTCACCTCGAGCTGGCAGAGCGCAACGAGGAGCTCGAGCGGGCGCTCGAGCGCATCCGCGAGATGGCGATGCGTGACGAGCTCACGGGGGCCTACAACCGGCGCTACCTGGCAGAGGCCATCGCCCTCGAGAAGAAGCGCTGCGAGCGCGAGGGAGGCGACTTCTCGTTCGCCATCCTCGACATCGACTTCTTCAAGCAGGTCAACGACACGCACGGACACCTGATCGGTGACGAGGTCTTGAAGGGTGTCGCCGAGGTGCTGCGCCGCGAGCTGCGCGAGACCGACCTCTTCGGTCGCTGGGGCGGCGAGGAGTTCGCGGTGCTGCTGGTGGGGGCCGACATCGACGACGCCCGCGCCATCGTCGAGCGCATCCTGCGGGCGCTGGCTGCCCACCGCTTCCCGGCCGGGGAGGGCGCGTTGCACGTCACGGCGTCGGCGGGGATCACCGCGTACCGCAGCCCCGAGCATCCGGACCGCACGTTTGCGAGGGCGGACCAGGCCCTCTACCGGGCCAAGGAGGGGGGGCGCGACCGGCTCGAGGTCGGCACCTAG
- the sucC gene encoding ADP-forming succinate--CoA ligase subunit beta → MNIHEYQAKELYRKYGIPVPQGIPCMSPEEAVEAAKKLIADTGSEVVVVKAQIHAGGRGKAGGVKVCKGVEAATAAANDIFGKVLVTHQTGPEGKKVQRLLVEQGLAIKSELYLALVVDRETKKIAIMASTEGGMDIEEVAHNTPEKIHMAYFHADAGLQDYQVRKLAFALGLTKTEQKNFHKLMINLAKLFVAEDCSIAEINPLILTQDEQVLALDAKVNFDGNAEFRHKAYWESVRDLSEEAPTETEAAEAGLSYIQLDGNIGCLVNGAGLAMSTMDTIKHFGGEPANFLDVGGGASQESVTKAFKIILQSESVQGIFVNIFGGIMRCDVIANGVVAASKELGLEVPLVVRLAGTNVEQGKEILNNSGLRIVAADTMAEGAQKIVELAKGA, encoded by the coding sequence ATGAACATCCACGAGTATCAGGCGAAGGAGCTGTACCGAAAGTACGGCATCCCGGTGCCGCAGGGAATCCCCTGCATGTCGCCGGAGGAGGCCGTCGAGGCCGCCAAGAAGTTGATCGCGGACACCGGCAGTGAGGTCGTCGTCGTCAAGGCGCAGATCCACGCGGGCGGTCGCGGCAAGGCTGGCGGCGTCAAGGTCTGCAAGGGCGTCGAGGCGGCCACCGCCGCGGCGAACGACATCTTCGGCAAGGTCCTGGTGACCCACCAGACGGGCCCCGAGGGCAAGAAGGTGCAGCGCCTCCTCGTCGAGCAGGGCCTCGCCATCAAGAGCGAGCTCTACCTGGCGCTCGTCGTCGACCGCGAGACCAAGAAGATCGCCATCATGGCGTCCACCGAAGGCGGCATGGACATCGAGGAGGTGGCGCACAACACCCCCGAGAAGATCCACATGGCGTACTTCCACGCCGACGCTGGCCTGCAGGACTACCAGGTCCGCAAGCTCGCCTTCGCCCTCGGCCTGACCAAGACCGAGCAGAAGAACTTCCACAAGCTGATGATCAACCTGGCCAAGCTGTTCGTGGCCGAGGACTGCTCCATCGCCGAGATCAACCCGCTCATCCTCACGCAGGACGAGCAGGTGCTGGCGCTGGACGCCAAGGTGAACTTCGACGGCAACGCCGAGTTCCGCCACAAGGCGTACTGGGAGTCCGTGCGCGACCTCTCCGAGGAGGCCCCGACCGAGACCGAGGCCGCCGAGGCAGGTCTCAGCTACATCCAGCTGGATGGCAACATCGGCTGCCTGGTCAACGGCGCCGGCCTCGCGATGTCCACCATGGACACCATCAAGCACTTCGGCGGCGAGCCCGCGAACTTCCTCGACGTGGGCGGCGGAGCCAGCCAGGAGTCGGTCACCAAGGCGTTCAAGATCATCCTGCAGTCCGAGAGCGTGCAGGGCATCTTCGTGAACATCTTCGGCGGCATCATGCGCTGCGACGTCATCGCCAACGGCGTGGTCGCGGCCAGCAAGGAGCTCGGCCTCGAGGTCCCGCTCGTGGTGCGCTTGGCCGGCACCAACGTGGAGCAGGGCAAGGAAATCCTCAATAACTCAGGTCTCCGGATCGTCGCCGCCGACACCATGGCGGAGGGCGCCCAGAAGATCGTCGAGCTGGCAAAGGGCGCGTGA
- a CDS encoding sigma 54-interacting transcriptional regulator yields the protein MKRVVFGYYGATLDAVGRGDKRWQKWRPSVGLCQHEDLLVDRFELLHDRRSTAGATSVAHDIVQVSPETDVRLRVLDFRDPWDFEEVFAGLHQLARGYRFDQDREDYLVHITTGTHVMQICWFLLTESRHFPAKLVQTSPSRTAPNERADRTTDVKGTYRVIDLDLSRYDGLAKRFGEERAESLDFLKSGIDTRNAAFNQLIEGIERVALRSREPILLMGPTGAGKSQLAARIYALRRSRGLLKGPLVEVNCATLRGDGAMSALFGHVKGAFTGAASERKGLLRAADGGMLFLDEIGELGLDEQAMLLRAIEEKRFLPVGTDREVRSEFELIAGTNQDLGRAVAEGRFREDLLARIQLWSFELPGLAERREDIEPNLDYELGRAGQRLGTHVTINAEARERFLQFARSPRASWRGNFRDLNAAVLRMSTLAPAGRVGVPQVDDELDRLERSWRRPGAASDNDAVLSAVLTQDQLAELDPFDAVQLAEVVRVCRASSSLSEAGRRLFAVSRTRKKSSNDADRLRKYLARFDLAWDQLAG from the coding sequence ATGAAGCGAGTGGTGTTCGGGTACTACGGGGCGACCCTGGACGCGGTGGGGCGCGGCGACAAGCGCTGGCAGAAGTGGCGTCCGAGCGTGGGGCTGTGTCAGCACGAGGACCTCCTCGTCGATCGCTTCGAGCTGCTCCACGACCGGCGCAGCACCGCCGGGGCGACCAGCGTGGCGCACGACATCGTGCAGGTCTCCCCAGAGACGGACGTGCGCCTACGCGTGCTCGACTTCCGCGACCCGTGGGACTTCGAGGAGGTGTTCGCGGGGCTGCACCAGCTCGCGCGCGGCTATCGCTTCGACCAGGACCGGGAGGACTACCTGGTGCACATCACGACGGGCACGCACGTGATGCAGATCTGCTGGTTCCTGCTCACCGAGTCGCGGCACTTCCCTGCCAAGCTGGTGCAGACCTCGCCCAGTCGCACCGCCCCGAACGAGCGGGCGGACCGCACGACGGACGTGAAGGGCACGTACCGCGTGATCGATCTCGACCTGTCTCGCTACGACGGTCTGGCCAAGCGCTTCGGCGAGGAGCGCGCCGAGAGCCTCGACTTTCTCAAGTCGGGTATCGACACCCGCAATGCCGCGTTCAACCAGCTCATCGAGGGCATCGAGCGCGTCGCCCTGCGCTCGCGCGAGCCCATCCTGCTGATGGGTCCGACCGGGGCGGGGAAGTCGCAGCTCGCTGCGCGCATCTACGCTCTCCGGCGCTCGCGTGGCTTGCTGAAGGGGCCCCTGGTCGAGGTGAACTGCGCCACGCTACGTGGTGACGGGGCCATGAGCGCGCTCTTCGGCCACGTGAAGGGGGCGTTCACTGGCGCGGCGTCGGAGCGCAAGGGGCTCTTGCGCGCTGCGGACGGGGGCATGCTGTTCCTCGACGAGATCGGAGAGCTCGGGCTCGACGAGCAGGCGATGCTCCTGCGCGCCATCGAAGAGAAGCGCTTCCTGCCCGTGGGAACGGACAGGGAGGTGCGCTCCGAGTTCGAGCTCATCGCGGGCACCAACCAGGACCTTGGCCGCGCTGTCGCGGAGGGGCGCTTCCGAGAAGACCTGCTGGCCCGCATCCAGCTGTGGTCGTTCGAACTCCCGGGCCTGGCCGAGCGGCGCGAGGACATCGAGCCCAACCTGGACTACGAGCTGGGCCGGGCTGGGCAGCGACTGGGCACGCACGTCACCATCAACGCCGAGGCGCGGGAGCGGTTCCTCCAGTTCGCGCGGTCCCCCCGCGCCTCGTGGCGCGGCAACTTCCGTGACCTCAACGCGGCGGTCCTGCGCATGAGCACGCTCGCACCCGCGGGGCGCGTCGGGGTCCCCCAAGTGGACGACGAGCTCGACCGCCTCGAGCGCTCGTGGCGCCGCCCGGGCGCTGCGAGCGACAATGACGCCGTCCTGTCCGCCGTGCTGACGCAGGATCAGCTGGCGGAGCTCGACCCCTTCGACGCCGTACAGCTCGCCGAGGTCGTTCGCGTGTGCCGCGCATCGAGCTCGCTCTCCGAGGCAGGGCGCCGGTTGTTCGCGGTCTCGCGCACACGGAAGAAGTCGAGCAACGACGCGGACAGGCTGCGGAAGTACCTGGCCCGCTTCGACCTGGCGTGGGATCAGCTCGCGGGATGA
- a CDS encoding trypsin-like peptidase domain-containing protein encodes MLSARGARCLRACLGVSLVAWCAVPTHADSQAPADLRAAHQLAVRSTVVVSSPIGEGAGWVTELDGVRVVITNRHVVQEIHRVDVIYADGVEAGGLVVHRSSTLDLAIVVPGTDIHVPPLPVARRPLMRGERVVLAGHPGGMRFITSEGVVAGAAHGLVETDRACGVNANCAVIDAETHFGNSGGPVVDAQGNCLGMVWGGMTNTSFTLAVQAESMARELATVAERIHAYRQRLRAHGRRRP; translated from the coding sequence ATGCTCTCCGCGCGCGGCGCCCGCTGTCTCCGCGCATGCCTCGGCGTCTCGCTGGTGGCGTGGTGCGCCGTGCCCACGCACGCAGACAGCCAGGCTCCCGCCGACCTCAGGGCGGCCCATCAGCTAGCCGTGCGCTCCACCGTGGTGGTCAGCTCCCCCATCGGCGAAGGCGCGGGTTGGGTGACCGAGCTGGACGGCGTGCGCGTGGTCATCACCAACCGCCACGTCGTGCAGGAGATCCACCGCGTGGACGTCATCTACGCGGACGGCGTCGAGGCGGGGGGGCTGGTGGTGCATCGCAGCAGCACCTTGGACCTGGCCATCGTGGTGCCCGGGACCGACATCCACGTGCCGCCTCTGCCAGTGGCGCGACGGCCCCTGATGCGGGGCGAGCGCGTGGTGCTGGCGGGACATCCAGGCGGGATGCGCTTCATCACGAGCGAGGGCGTCGTGGCGGGAGCCGCACACGGGCTGGTGGAGACCGATAGAGCGTGCGGCGTGAACGCGAACTGTGCCGTGATCGACGCCGAGACGCACTTCGGGAACAGCGGCGGTCCGGTGGTGGACGCTCAGGGCAACTGCCTGGGCATGGTGTGGGGCGGCATGACGAACACCTCGTTCACGCTGGCCGTGCAGGCGGAGTCCATGGCCCGCGAGCTGGCCACCGTGGCGGAGCGCATCCACGCCTACAGGCAGCGACTACGCGCGCATGGCCGCAGGCGCCCCTGA
- a CDS encoding RtcB family protein produces MNTLPNYQVMNTPGRPVKAWINGVPIEDAARTQLANIASLPFIHKWVAAMPDVHLGKGATVGSVIATHKAIVPAAVGVDIGCGMMAVQTTLTASDLPETLRGLRSAIEKVVPHGRTGHGARGDRGAWHDPPAATEAAWAQLLPEYERLCEKHKALKQANHVSHLGTLGTGNHFIELCLDEAQRVWVMLHSGSRGVGNRIGTHFIELAKREMERWFISLPDTNLAYLSEGSQHFDDYVAAVSWAQEFAAKNRELMMRAVLGALSADGALPEFTTTSMAVNCHHNYVAREKHYGESVLVTRKGAVRAGEGELGIIPGSMGTRSYIVRGKGNPESFCSCSHGAGRTMSRTAARKRFTVDDHARATEGVECRKDAEVIDEIPMAYKDIDAVMAAQQDLVDVVHTLKQVLCVKG; encoded by the coding sequence ATGAACACCCTCCCGAACTACCAGGTCATGAATACCCCCGGCCGCCCCGTGAAGGCGTGGATCAACGGCGTCCCCATCGAGGACGCGGCGCGCACGCAGCTGGCAAACATCGCGAGCCTGCCCTTCATCCACAAGTGGGTGGCCGCCATGCCCGACGTCCACCTCGGCAAGGGGGCCACGGTCGGGAGCGTCATCGCGACCCACAAGGCCATCGTCCCGGCCGCCGTCGGCGTGGACATCGGCTGTGGGATGATGGCGGTGCAGACGACGCTGACCGCGTCGGACCTGCCCGAGACCCTGCGCGGGCTGCGCTCGGCCATCGAGAAGGTGGTCCCGCACGGACGCACGGGGCACGGGGCGCGCGGCGACCGCGGCGCGTGGCACGACCCGCCGGCGGCGACCGAGGCGGCGTGGGCGCAGCTGCTGCCCGAGTACGAGCGGCTGTGTGAGAAGCACAAGGCGCTGAAGCAGGCCAACCACGTGTCGCACCTCGGCACGCTCGGTACGGGGAACCACTTCATCGAGCTGTGCCTCGACGAAGCGCAGCGCGTGTGGGTGATGCTCCACAGCGGCTCGCGTGGCGTCGGGAACCGGATCGGGACGCACTTCATCGAGCTCGCAAAGCGCGAGATGGAGCGCTGGTTCATCTCGCTGCCCGACACGAACCTCGCCTACTTGAGCGAGGGCTCGCAGCACTTCGACGACTACGTGGCGGCCGTGTCGTGGGCGCAGGAGTTCGCGGCCAAGAACCGTGAGCTGATGATGCGCGCGGTGCTCGGCGCGCTGTCGGCCGACGGCGCGCTGCCCGAGTTCACGACGACGTCGATGGCGGTGAACTGCCACCACAACTACGTGGCGCGCGAGAAGCACTACGGCGAGAGCGTGCTGGTGACCCGCAAGGGCGCGGTGCGCGCGGGCGAGGGTGAGCTCGGCATCATCCCCGGCTCGATGGGGACGCGCTCGTACATCGTCCGTGGCAAGGGCAACCCGGAGAGCTTCTGCAGCTGCAGCCACGGCGCGGGGCGCACGATGTCGCGCACCGCGGCGCGCAAGCGCTTCACGGTCGACGACCACGCGCGGGCGACCGAGGGCGTGGAGTGCCGCAAGGACGCCGAGGTGATCGACGAGATCCCGATGGCCTACAAGGACATTGACGCCGTGATGGCAGCGCAACAGGACTTGGTCGACGTGGTGCACACGTTGAAGCAGGTGCTCTGCGTGAAGGGATAG
- a CDS encoding tetratricopeptide repeat protein, producing the protein MAPLRSLLALLLSLFMVVIARAPAAGAQSEDEAAHARLLAEYQATPTISTGCSLGEVERRLGRLDQAATRLDELLTRARQDPALDPATLSACRFNRARVYEEQGDLRNAYRLLGEALTTPNATRRRVVEQRLVDVATRLVSSPAGCMALTSRYSPQALLRFKDSAPLRACARTYARAHPFCTPMTTEDMPDPASAPRYMSRRPDDATVAIIDEGYLMILTTQGGRTTGIECRLPNPDELIESAAWVGTGRARLLRIVTNSTVSYTCGGDDPEYGEDERCSDASSTHYLLTPRGELVLALVDAFEDGGMAAWGPDAPELRDPNVSGATVEGNVILVNGRRLRMVRGALIPAP; encoded by the coding sequence ATGGCGCCACTCCGGTCGTTGCTCGCTCTGTTGCTGTCGCTGTTCATGGTGGTGATTGCGCGTGCGCCCGCAGCGGGCGCTCAGTCCGAGGACGAGGCGGCGCACGCGCGCCTGCTCGCCGAATATCAGGCGACACCCACCATCTCGACCGGCTGCTCGTTGGGCGAGGTCGAGCGACGGCTCGGGCGACTGGACCAGGCCGCGACCCGCCTCGACGAGCTGCTCACGCGGGCGCGCCAGGATCCCGCGCTCGACCCCGCCACCCTCTCGGCTTGCCGCTTCAACCGCGCGCGCGTCTACGAGGAGCAGGGCGACCTGCGCAACGCGTACCGGCTCTTGGGCGAGGCGCTGACCACGCCCAACGCCACGCGTCGGCGCGTGGTGGAGCAGCGACTCGTGGACGTGGCCACCCGCCTCGTGTCGTCGCCCGCGGGCTGCATGGCGCTCACCTCACGCTACTCGCCGCAGGCGCTGCTCCGCTTCAAGGACAGCGCACCTCTGCGCGCCTGCGCGCGGACTTACGCGCGCGCCCATCCGTTCTGCACACCGATGACGACGGAAGACATGCCGGACCCGGCCAGCGCGCCTCGCTACATGTCACGGCGGCCAGACGACGCGACCGTGGCCATCATCGACGAAGGCTACCTGATGATCCTGACGACGCAGGGCGGTCGCACCACCGGGATCGAGTGCCGCCTGCCGAACCCGGACGAGCTCATCGAGAGCGCGGCGTGGGTGGGGACGGGTCGCGCCCGCCTCCTGCGCATCGTGACCAACAGCACCGTCAGCTACACGTGCGGCGGCGACGACCCTGAGTACGGCGAGGACGAGCGCTGCTCTGACGCGTCGTCCACGCACTACCTGCTGACCCCGCGCGGTGAGCTCGTCCTCGCGTTGGTCGACGCGTTCGAGGATGGTGGGATGGCGGCGTGGGGGCCCGACGCGCCCGAGCTGCGGGACCCGAACGTGAGCGGGGCCACCGTGGAGGGGAACGTGATCCTCGTGAACGGTCGCCGGCTGCGCATGGTACGCGGCGCCCTCATCCCCGCTCCCTAG